In the Sphingomonas sp. LM7 genome, one interval contains:
- a CDS encoding isoaspartyl peptidase/L-asparaginase family protein has translation MPLAAQAQSKPKPKWTLVIHGGAGIIEKGKVTPEQEAGVTAGLNAALDAGSKVLADGGSSLDAVQAAVQVLEDDPHFNAGRGAVFTWDARNELDAAIMDGRNRAAGAVASLTTTRHPVAAARAVMEKSPHVMLSGAGADQFAREQGLEQVENSWFATPERRKQLDKMKANDKLGWFDVDLKYGTVGAVAMDAQGHVAAATSTGGLTGKRWGRIGDTPLIGAGTYADDRACAVSATGAGEFFIREGVTHEICARVRFKGESLKQAADTVMAEVKALGGTGGVIVTGPSGEMDWSFNTPGMYRGKASSNGDRLVAFYGDDK, from the coding sequence ATGCCGCTCGCTGCCCAGGCGCAATCTAAACCCAAGCCCAAATGGACGCTCGTCATCCATGGCGGCGCCGGGATCATCGAAAAGGGCAAGGTCACTCCCGAGCAGGAAGCAGGGGTGACCGCAGGGTTGAACGCTGCCCTCGACGCGGGATCGAAGGTGCTCGCAGACGGCGGCTCCTCGCTCGACGCAGTACAGGCGGCAGTGCAGGTGCTGGAGGACGACCCGCACTTCAATGCCGGGCGCGGCGCGGTATTCACCTGGGACGCCAGGAACGAGCTCGACGCGGCAATCATGGACGGACGCAATCGTGCCGCCGGCGCCGTCGCCAGCCTGACCACCACGCGCCACCCCGTCGCCGCGGCGCGCGCAGTGATGGAAAAGAGCCCGCACGTAATGCTGTCGGGCGCCGGGGCCGATCAGTTCGCGCGCGAACAGGGTCTCGAGCAAGTCGAGAACAGCTGGTTCGCGACTCCCGAACGGCGGAAACAGCTCGACAAGATGAAGGCCAATGACAAACTCGGCTGGTTCGACGTCGATCTAAAATACGGCACCGTCGGCGCAGTCGCGATGGATGCGCAGGGCCATGTCGCGGCCGCCACCTCCACCGGCGGGCTCACCGGCAAGCGCTGGGGCCGGATCGGCGATACGCCGCTCATCGGCGCGGGCACTTATGCCGACGATCGCGCCTGCGCAGTCTCGGCGACCGGGGCGGGCGAGTTCTTCATTCGCGAAGGCGTGACGCACGAGATCTGCGCGCGGGTCCGCTTCAAGGGCGAAAGCCTGAAGCAAGCGGCCGACACTGTAATGGCCGAGGTCAAGGCGCTCGGCGGCACCGGCGGCGTGATCGTGACTGGCCCGAGCGGCGAAATGGACTGGAGCTTCAACACGCCGGGCATGTATCGCGGCAAGGCATCTTCCAACGGCGACCGGCTGGTCGCATTTTATGGTGACGACAAGTGA
- a CDS encoding S1/P1 nuclease, with protein MKRLLILLAAILGFGAAATPAAAYWEYGHEAVASIAYRNVTPAVRAEIGKLLKHQALLETPTCPARTIEEASVWPDCIKELGPRFSYAYNWHYQNVNVCKDFTLKGNCPDGNCVSAQIERATKLLNDRKVPVRERVMALAFLVHFVGDLHQPLHAGDRADLGGNRAKSTYGIYSTERLNLHSIWDGLLAERAISTPPSLIRVYSAEERAAVNGGSVEDWSRDSWQVARDVAYGSAYGDPCGPVPERAKLDEATIEKLVEPARQQVMKGGLRLARLLDEALG; from the coding sequence GTGAAGCGACTCCTGATCCTGCTCGCCGCAATCCTTGGTTTCGGCGCCGCCGCCACGCCTGCCGCGGCCTATTGGGAATATGGCCATGAGGCGGTGGCCTCGATCGCCTATCGCAACGTCACGCCCGCGGTGCGCGCCGAAATCGGCAAGCTGCTCAAGCATCAGGCGCTGCTCGAGACCCCGACCTGCCCGGCGCGGACGATCGAGGAAGCGAGCGTCTGGCCCGATTGCATCAAGGAACTCGGGCCACGCTTCAGCTATGCCTATAACTGGCACTACCAGAACGTGAACGTGTGCAAGGACTTCACGCTGAAGGGCAATTGCCCCGACGGCAATTGCGTGTCGGCGCAGATCGAGCGCGCAACGAAGCTACTCAACGACCGCAAGGTGCCGGTGCGCGAGCGCGTGATGGCGCTGGCGTTCCTCGTCCACTTCGTCGGCGATCTGCACCAGCCGCTCCATGCCGGCGACCGCGCCGATCTGGGCGGCAACCGAGCGAAATCGACCTATGGCATCTATTCGACCGAGCGGCTCAACCTGCACAGCATCTGGGACGGTCTGCTCGCCGAGCGGGCGATCTCCACCCCGCCCTCGCTGATCCGAGTTTATTCGGCCGAGGAACGCGCGGCGGTGAACGGCGGCAGCGTCGAGGACTGGAGCCGCGACAGCTGGCAAGTCGCGCGCGATGTCGCATATGGAAGCGCTTATGGCGATCCGTGCGGGCCAGTGCCCGAACGCGCCAAGCTGGACGAGGCGACGATCGAGAAGCTGGTCGAGCCGGCGCGGCAGCAGGTGATGAAGGGCGGCCTCCGGCTTGCTCGGCTGTTGGACGAAGCGCTGGGGTAA
- a CDS encoding SPFH domain-containing protein encodes MTDIRGAAPALRQSSERGAHTMSGYAMLLVLLLAIAGVGATVSQIDRIADAYIVAGLFVSSTVFLFGICGFYLLQPNQATVITLFGDYRGTDRTTGLRWTWPWMTKKRVSVRSNNIISERIKVNDLRGNPIEMAAQVVWRVTDSAQALFDVDDYKAFVNVQIEAAVRTIGSRYPYDDFEHQEVTLRGNHEQVASELRAELIARLMVAGITVDECGFTHLAYAQEIAGAMLRRQQAQAVVAARTTLVEGAVGMVEMALALLSEKNVVELDDERRAAMVSNLMVVLCGERDTQPIVNAGSLYQ; translated from the coding sequence ATGACGGACATTCGGGGCGCGGCGCCCGCATTGCGGCAAAGCAGCGAGCGCGGCGCGCACACCATGAGCGGCTATGCGATGCTGCTCGTGCTGCTGCTGGCAATTGCCGGCGTCGGCGCGACGGTCAGCCAGATCGATCGCATCGCCGACGCGTACATCGTCGCGGGGCTTTTCGTGTCGAGCACGGTGTTCCTGTTCGGCATCTGCGGCTTCTATCTGCTCCAGCCCAACCAGGCGACGGTGATCACGCTGTTCGGCGACTATCGTGGCACCGATCGCACCACCGGCCTGCGCTGGACGTGGCCGTGGATGACCAAGAAGCGCGTCTCGGTGCGCTCGAACAACATCATTTCCGAGCGGATCAAAGTGAACGATCTGCGCGGCAACCCGATCGAGATGGCGGCGCAGGTGGTGTGGCGCGTGACCGACAGTGCGCAGGCGCTGTTCGACGTCGACGACTACAAGGCGTTCGTGAACGTCCAGATTGAGGCGGCAGTCCGCACGATCGGCTCGCGCTATCCCTATGACGATTTCGAGCACCAGGAAGTCACCCTGCGCGGCAATCACGAGCAAGTCGCCAGCGAATTGCGTGCCGAGCTGATCGCCCGGCTGATGGTCGCCGGGATTACCGTCGATGAATGCGGCTTCACCCATCTTGCCTATGCGCAGGAGATCGCCGGCGCGATGCTTCGGCGCCAGCAGGCACAGGCGGTGGTCGCGGCACGTACTACGCTGGTCGAAGGCGCGGTCGGCATGGTCGAGATGGCGCTGGCGCTGCTTTCGGAGAAGAACGTCGTCGAGCTCGACGACGAGCGCCGCGCGGCGATGGTCTCGAACCTGATGGTGGTGCTGTGCGGCGAGCGCGACACCCAGCCGATCGTCAATGCGGGCTCGCTGTACCAATAG
- the pal gene encoding peptidoglycan-associated lipoprotein Pal: MAKMTTSLVLGLALVATAGCAKKRPPELPPTPAEAPVVTDGGESSDTLAGRLNEQFKREVTSDTVNFALDQYDIDSQARSILDSQAAWLSSHPEARVTLEGHADERGTREYNLGLGDRRANAAKNYLAARGVSPTRITTISYGKERPLALGSDEGSWAQNRRAVTIVIN; this comes from the coding sequence ATGGCCAAGATGACGACCAGCCTGGTCCTGGGCCTGGCGCTTGTCGCCACCGCGGGTTGCGCCAAGAAGCGCCCGCCCGAACTGCCGCCGACGCCGGCCGAGGCTCCGGTGGTCACGGACGGCGGTGAGAGCAGCGACACGCTCGCCGGCCGCCTGAACGAGCAGTTCAAGCGCGAGGTCACCAGCGACACCGTGAACTTCGCCCTCGACCAGTACGACATCGATTCGCAGGCGCGTTCGATCCTCGACAGTCAGGCAGCCTGGCTGTCGTCGCATCCCGAGGCGCGCGTCACGCTGGAAGGCCATGCCGACGAACGCGGCACCCGCGAATATAATCTCGGCCTGGGCGATCGCCGCGCCAATGCCGCGAAGAACTATCTCGCAGCGCGCGGCGTCTCGCCAACGCGGATCACCACGATCAGCTATGGCAAGGAACGCCCGCTGGCCCTGGGCTCCGACGAAGGCAGCTGGGCGCAGAACCGCCGCGCGGTTACCATCGTCATCAACTGA
- the tolB gene encoding Tol-Pal system beta propeller repeat protein TolB codes for MMRTITIAMAALAATSAGVAHAQVTPPPISANPVQDDQSGGLVVDVEGGMSAPLPILIPAMPTSAVTSTPAGPTDELGRKLAQIVDDDLRNTGLFKTVGPNAARGIAYSEVTQPNYAGWSGGQALVQGYVRANGNGTLTIGCYLYDLAAQTELVRQGFVVSPGDWRRAAHKCADSIYTRLTGEGPYFDSQVVYVAEQGPKGKRRKQLAIMDQDGANHRFLTNGQNIVLTPRMSPKQNAIVYMSYENRRPSIWIYDMSARSNRRLVDNVSQNFAPRFSPDGRSVLFSMSVAGNTDIYRIAASGGAPQRLTNAPGIDTGGSYSPDGSKIVFESDRGGTQQLYVMNADGSNQRRISFGGGRYATPVWSPRGDLIAFTRQGGGAFRIGVMNSSGGGEKLLSNAWGDEGPSWSPNGRVLMFFRAAQGSGRPDLWSVDLTGVNARKIPTPLDGSDPSWGPIRP; via the coding sequence ATGATGCGAACAATCACGATCGCGATGGCCGCACTGGCGGCCACCTCCGCCGGTGTTGCGCACGCGCAGGTGACGCCGCCGCCGATCAGCGCAAACCCGGTGCAGGACGACCAGTCGGGCGGCCTCGTCGTCGATGTCGAGGGCGGCATGTCTGCGCCGCTGCCGATCCTGATCCCGGCGATGCCGACCTCGGCGGTGACTTCGACTCCGGCCGGTCCGACCGACGAACTCGGGCGCAAGCTCGCCCAGATCGTCGATGACGATCTCCGCAACACCGGACTGTTCAAGACCGTCGGCCCCAATGCGGCGCGCGGCATCGCCTATTCGGAAGTCACCCAGCCGAATTACGCAGGCTGGAGCGGCGGGCAGGCGCTGGTCCAGGGCTATGTCCGCGCCAATGGCAATGGCACGCTGACGATCGGCTGCTATCTGTACGATCTCGCCGCGCAGACCGAACTGGTCCGCCAGGGCTTTGTCGTCTCGCCGGGCGATTGGCGCCGCGCCGCGCACAAATGCGCCGATTCGATCTACACTCGCCTCACCGGCGAAGGTCCGTATTTCGACAGCCAGGTCGTCTACGTCGCCGAGCAGGGCCCCAAGGGCAAGCGCCGCAAGCAGCTGGCGATCATGGACCAGGACGGCGCCAATCACCGCTTCCTGACCAACGGCCAGAACATCGTGCTCACTCCGCGCATGTCGCCGAAGCAGAACGCGATCGTCTATATGAGCTACGAGAACCGGCGGCCGTCGATCTGGATCTACGACATGTCGGCGCGTTCGAACCGGCGGCTGGTGGACAATGTCAGCCAGAATTTCGCGCCGCGCTTCTCGCCGGACGGGCGCTCGGTGCTCTTCTCGATGTCGGTTGCCGGCAATACCGACATTTATCGGATCGCCGCAAGCGGCGGCGCGCCGCAGCGGCTGACCAACGCGCCGGGCATCGACACCGGCGGCAGCTATTCGCCCGACGGCTCGAAGATCGTGTTCGAAAGCGATCGCGGCGGCACCCAGCAGCTGTACGTGATGAACGCCGACGGATCGAACCAGCGGCGCATCAGCTTCGGCGGCGGGCGCTATGCCACGCCGGTGTGGAGCCCGCGCGGCGACCTGATCGCATTTACGCGTCAGGGCGGCGGCGCCTTCCGGATCGGCGTGATGAATTCGAGCGGCGGCGGCGAGAAGCTGCTCAGCAATGCCTGGGGTGACGAAGGCCCGAGCTGGTCGCCCAACGGCCGCGTGCTGATGTTCTTCCGCGCCGCGCAGGGATCCGGGCGGCCCGATTTGTGGTCGGTTGATCTCACCGGCGTCAACGCGCGGAAAATCCCGACGCCGCTCGACGGCTCGGATCCGAGCTGGGGACCCATCCGGCCCTGA
- a CDS encoding cell envelope biogenesis protein TolA, translated as MALTRGEAGGLAVAAVGHVALFVLLAGRFLPAPNADTLKPQPIAVSFAEDVGLESTAPVLSSEEEAAKKSPVEAPVEPDSAPPEPVSEPEPVAKPQPAPPKPAPAPAAKPKPAPPAKPAPPSKPAPPAKAAAAPSSANPRQQPRRDVRPTGNLDGLDLGRTNNRNNGTATTPPAAVMSTQAAANIGSAIQRQVQPCANRQVNPGPGADQIRVTVNLRINRDGSLAGPPRIVGHTGVDDENRRYVERVDDAVRAIFAACSPLRGLPAELYEVPNGWKSFTLRYRLTS; from the coding sequence ATGGCGTTGACTCGCGGAGAAGCGGGAGGACTGGCGGTAGCCGCGGTGGGCCATGTGGCGTTGTTCGTGCTGCTGGCGGGCCGTTTTCTGCCTGCGCCGAATGCCGACACGCTCAAGCCGCAGCCGATCGCCGTGTCCTTCGCCGAGGACGTCGGACTGGAGAGCACTGCGCCGGTGCTCAGCAGCGAGGAGGAGGCGGCCAAGAAGTCGCCGGTCGAGGCGCCCGTCGAGCCCGACAGCGCACCGCCCGAGCCGGTGTCCGAACCCGAACCGGTCGCCAAGCCGCAGCCGGCGCCGCCTAAGCCTGCACCGGCCCCGGCAGCCAAGCCCAAGCCTGCGCCGCCCGCCAAGCCCGCACCCCCGAGCAAGCCTGCGCCGCCGGCAAAGGCAGCGGCTGCGCCAAGTTCGGCCAATCCGCGTCAACAGCCGCGCCGCGACGTGCGCCCTACCGGCAATCTCGATGGACTCGATCTCGGCCGGACCAACAACCGCAACAACGGCACTGCGACGACGCCGCCCGCTGCGGTTATGTCGACCCAGGCTGCGGCCAATATCGGTTCGGCGATCCAGCGCCAGGTCCAGCCTTGTGCCAATCGCCAGGTCAATCCGGGCCCCGGCGCCGACCAGATCCGTGTCACGGTCAATCTGCGCATCAACCGCGATGGTTCGCTCGCCGGTCCACCACGTATCGTTGGCCATACCGGGGTCGATGACGAGAACCGGCGCTATGTCGAGCGGGTCGATGACGCGGTGCGCGCGATCTTTGCCGCCTGTTCGCCACTGCGCGGGCTGCCGGCCGAGCTCTACGAAGTGCCTAATGGCTGGAAGAGCTTCACCCTTCGATATCGACTGACGAGCTGA
- the tolR gene encoding protein TolR, with protein sequence MAMHLPSGKSRGRRAPMAEINVTPLVDVMLVLLIIFMVTAPLLTAGVPVNLPESRAKALDQEQKPVQIAIDDKGQVFVDDEPVDDAGLPGMLEQVASRKGADGKPPQIYLRADQGLGYGKVMRVMGELNRVGLNSVSLLTNATSK encoded by the coding sequence GTGGCAATGCACCTTCCCTCCGGCAAAAGCCGCGGCCGCCGCGCGCCGATGGCCGAGATCAACGTGACGCCGCTGGTCGACGTCATGCTCGTGCTGCTGATCATCTTCATGGTCACTGCGCCGCTGCTGACCGCGGGCGTGCCGGTGAACCTGCCCGAGAGCCGCGCCAAGGCACTCGATCAGGAGCAGAAGCCCGTCCAGATCGCGATCGACGACAAGGGTCAGGTGTTCGTCGACGACGAGCCCGTGGACGACGCCGGCCTGCCGGGAATGCTCGAGCAAGTCGCGTCGCGGAAGGGCGCCGACGGCAAGCCACCGCAAATCTATCTGCGCGCCGATCAGGGGCTCGGTTACGGCAAGGTCATGCGCGTGATGGGCGAACTCAACCGCGTCGGGCTCAACAGCGTCTCGCTGCTGACCAACGCCACGAGCAAGTGA
- the tolQ gene encoding protein TolQ, which translates to MLFLNTAAATMSPIALFLQADWVVRGVMIGLLLASLWTWAIILSFGFRVSAVNKGITSFETEYREADDIDEFHRRSSSRDQPIARIFSAAVTEWRRSTTGKSIDREGTRERLATAMGATVAQEIDRLADRLNFLATVGSVAPFVGLFGTVWGIMRSFTSIAAEQNSSLAVVAPGIAEALFATAIGLFAAIPAVIAYNRYSHAINRVEQRLNRFADGFHATLSRRLEMEA; encoded by the coding sequence ATGTTGTTTCTGAATACCGCCGCCGCGACCATGTCGCCCATCGCCCTGTTCCTCCAGGCGGACTGGGTGGTCCGTGGCGTGATGATCGGCCTGTTGCTCGCGAGTCTGTGGACCTGGGCGATCATCCTCAGTTTCGGCTTCCGGGTCAGCGCGGTGAACAAGGGCATCACCAGCTTCGAAACCGAATATCGCGAAGCCGACGATATCGACGAATTCCACCGCCGCTCGTCCAGCCGCGACCAGCCGATCGCGCGGATTTTCTCCGCCGCCGTCACCGAATGGCGCCGCTCGACCACCGGCAAGTCGATCGATCGCGAAGGCACGCGTGAGCGCCTTGCGACGGCGATGGGCGCGACCGTAGCGCAGGAAATCGATCGCCTCGCCGATCGGCTCAACTTCCTCGCCACCGTCGGTTCGGTCGCGCCGTTCGTCGGGCTGTTCGGCACGGTGTGGGGCATCATGCGCAGCTTCACCAGCATCGCCGCCGAGCAGAATTCGTCGCTCGCCGTGGTTGCCCCGGGCATCGCCGAGGCGCTGTTCGCCACTGCGATCGGCCTGTTCGCCGCGATCCCCGCGGTGATCGCCTACAATCGCTACAGCCACGCCATCAACCGCGTCGAACAGCGGCTCAACCGCTTCGCCGACGGCTTCCATGCGACGCTCAGCCGCCGCCTGGAGATGGAGGCCTAA
- a CDS encoding YbgC/FadM family acyl-CoA thioesterase: MHALSAIGRFEGLEHHFALRVYFEDTDLTGVVYHANYLRYMERARSDMLLAAGVDQRTTFESGEGAYALRSIRLDYRSPARLGEELIVASRLVSMRAAAVVIQQRVMRGETIVAAGEVEAAFVSPTGRPRRQPAAWIAAFEPLLWKGN; this comes from the coding sequence ATGCACGCGCTCTCCGCCATCGGCCGCTTCGAGGGTCTCGAGCACCATTTCGCGCTGCGGGTGTATTTCGAGGATACCGACCTCACCGGCGTGGTCTATCACGCCAATTACCTGCGCTACATGGAGCGCGCCCGTTCGGACATGCTGCTCGCCGCCGGCGTCGATCAGCGCACGACATTCGAAAGCGGCGAGGGCGCCTATGCCCTGCGCAGCATACGCCTCGATTACCGGTCGCCGGCGCGGCTCGGCGAGGAACTGATCGTGGCGAGCCGGCTTGTATCGATGCGGGCCGCCGCCGTTGTCATTCAGCAACGAGTCATGCGCGGCGAAACAATCGTGGCCGCAGGTGAAGTCGAGGCGGCGTTCGTCTCCCCGACCGGTCGGCCCCGGCGCCAGCCTGCAGCGTGGATTGCCGCGTTCGAACCGTTGTTGTGGAAGGGAAACTGA
- the ruvB gene encoding Holliday junction branch migration DNA helicase RuvB: MTDADRIVAPIRKPEDIDAALRPKHLDEFVGQKGARENLRIFIQAAKQRGEALDHVLFFGPPGLGKTTLAQIVAREMGVGFRATSGPVIAKSGDLAALLTNLEDGDVLFIDEIHRLNPAVEEVLYPAMEDRALDLMIGEGPSARSVRIDLPRFTLVGATTRQGLLTTPLRDRFGIPIRLQFYTVEELERVVTRAATLLDLHVAPDGAHEIARRARGTPRIAGRLLRRVRDFANVAGEETVHARVADAALTRLEVDSLGLDSMDRRYLMMIADIYRGGPVGVETLAAGLSEPRDTIEEVIEPYLIQIGMIARTARGRCLNAAGWKHLGLNPPPTAQEGLFD; encoded by the coding sequence ATGACTGACGCCGACCGCATCGTGGCGCCCATCCGCAAGCCCGAGGACATCGACGCCGCGCTGCGTCCCAAGCATCTCGACGAGTTCGTCGGGCAGAAGGGTGCGCGCGAGAACCTGCGCATCTTCATCCAGGCCGCCAAGCAGCGCGGCGAGGCGCTGGACCATGTCCTGTTCTTCGGCCCGCCCGGGCTCGGCAAGACCACGCTCGCGCAGATCGTCGCGCGCGAGATGGGTGTCGGCTTCCGCGCCACGTCGGGGCCGGTGATCGCCAAGTCGGGCGACCTCGCGGCGTTGCTCACCAATCTCGAGGACGGCGACGTGCTGTTCATCGACGAAATCCACCGGCTGAATCCCGCGGTCGAGGAAGTCCTCTACCCCGCGATGGAAGATCGCGCGCTCGATCTGATGATCGGCGAGGGGCCGTCGGCGCGTTCGGTGCGGATCGATTTGCCGCGCTTCACTTTGGTCGGCGCGACCACCCGGCAGGGCTTGCTCACTACGCCGCTGCGCGATCGCTTCGGCATACCGATCCGGCTGCAATTCTACACCGTCGAGGAGCTCGAACGCGTCGTCACTCGCGCCGCGACCCTGCTCGACCTCCACGTCGCCCCCGATGGTGCCCATGAGATCGCCAGGCGCGCGCGCGGCACGCCGCGCATCGCCGGGCGGCTGCTGCGACGGGTGCGCGATTTCGCCAATGTCGCCGGCGAGGAGACCGTGCACGCCAGGGTTGCCGATGCCGCGCTGACTCGGCTCGAAGTCGATTCGCTTGGGCTCGACAGCATGGACCGGCGCTATCTGATGATGATCGCCGACATCTACCGGGGCGGCCCGGTCGGCGTGGAGACGCTCGCCGCCGGGCTCAGCGAGCCGCGCGACACGATCGAGGAAGTGATCGAGCCCTATCTCATCCAGATCGGCATGATCGCGCGGACGGCGCGCGGTCGCTGCCTCAACGCGGCGGGCTGGAAGCATCTCGGGCTCAATCCGCCGCCCACCGCGCAGGAGGGGCTGTTCGACTGA
- the ruvA gene encoding Holliday junction branch migration protein RuvA, whose translation MIAHLNGRLAATGADHAVIDVNGVGYLVGASAKTLEKLGLVGDAVTVHTEMLVAEDFIRLMGFATADERDWFKLLTHVQGVGAKVALAILSILTPDEVRTAVARADSAMIARANGVGPKLAQRIVNELKDKAGGIALGGAIGAPVPAGSAASDAVSALLNLGFRPAEASNAVSAANDELGAGATLDALVRLALRKAAK comes from the coding sequence ATGATCGCGCATCTCAACGGCCGGCTCGCCGCGACCGGCGCGGATCACGCCGTGATCGATGTGAACGGCGTCGGCTATCTCGTCGGCGCCTCGGCCAAGACGCTCGAGAAGCTCGGCCTCGTCGGCGATGCGGTGACGGTCCACACCGAGATGCTCGTCGCCGAGGATTTCATCCGCCTGATGGGCTTCGCCACTGCCGACGAGCGCGACTGGTTCAAGCTGCTGACGCACGTTCAGGGCGTCGGCGCCAAGGTCGCGCTGGCGATCCTGTCGATCCTCACCCCCGACGAAGTGCGCACCGCAGTTGCAAGGGCCGACTCCGCGATGATCGCGCGCGCCAACGGAGTCGGGCCCAAGCTCGCCCAGCGCATCGTCAACGAGCTCAAGGACAAGGCCGGCGGCATCGCGCTTGGCGGCGCAATCGGCGCGCCGGTGCCGGCGGGAAGCGCTGCGTCGGATGCGGTGTCGGCGCTGCTCAACCTGGGCTTCAGGCCCGCCGAGGCGAGTAATGCAGTAAGTGCCGCCAATGACGAGCTCGGCGCCGGCGCGACGCTCGACGCGCTGGTGCGGCTGGCGCTGCGAAAGGCGGCGAAGTGA
- the ruvC gene encoding crossover junction endodeoxyribonuclease RuvC, translating to MIILGLDPGLGTTGWGIIRAEGNRLSHLANGKLKTDTAAPLARRLAHLDAMLAAIIADHAPQAAACEEVFVNSNAQSTLKLGQARGVVICAVARAGLDVGEYTPSVVKKSVVGTGAAEKAQVHAMVARLLPGVKIDGPDAGDALAVAICHAHHLASARRLHA from the coding sequence ATGATCATCCTCGGCCTCGATCCCGGCCTCGGCACCACCGGCTGGGGGATCATTCGTGCGGAAGGCAACCGGCTCAGCCATCTCGCCAACGGCAAGCTCAAGACCGACACCGCGGCGCCGCTCGCCCGCCGCCTCGCGCATCTCGATGCGATGCTCGCCGCGATCATCGCCGATCACGCCCCCCAAGCAGCGGCGTGCGAGGAAGTGTTCGTCAATTCCAACGCGCAGTCGACACTCAAGCTTGGCCAGGCTCGGGGCGTGGTGATCTGCGCGGTTGCGCGCGCGGGGCTAGACGTCGGCGAATACACGCCCAGCGTGGTCAAGAAATCGGTGGTCGGCACGGGTGCTGCCGAGAAGGCGCAGGTCCATGCAATGGTCGCGCGGCTGCTCCCCGGCGTGAAGATCGACGGCCCCGATGCCGGCGACGCGCTCGCCGTAGCGATCTGCCATGCGCACCATCTGGCCAGCGCGCGCCGCCTCCACGCCTGA
- a CDS encoding YebC/PmpR family DNA-binding transcriptional regulator, translating to MAGHSKFKNIMHRKGAQDKKRSGMFSKLSREITVAAKMGLPDPDMNPRLRAAVNAAKAQSMPKDNIARAIDKASKGEGENYEEIRYEAFGPGGVSLIVETLTDNRNRTVTNVRTAISKNGGNLGAPGSVSHAFDRMGLINYPVSAGDAEKVFEAALEAGAEDVTSTEDGHEIWTAQGDLHEVAKALEPVLGEPEGAKLAWRPQTMVAVEEGDAGTLFKLIDALDDDDDVQTVWGNYEVSDDVMEKLG from the coding sequence ATGGCAGGCCATTCCAAATTCAAGAACATCATGCACCGCAAGGGCGCGCAGGATAAGAAGCGCTCGGGCATGTTCTCCAAGCTCAGCCGCGAAATCACCGTCGCGGCCAAGATGGGCTTGCCCGATCCCGACATGAACCCGCGACTGCGCGCCGCGGTCAACGCGGCCAAGGCGCAGTCGATGCCCAAGGACAATATCGCCCGGGCGATCGACAAGGCGAGCAAGGGCGAAGGCGAGAATTACGAGGAAATCCGCTACGAGGCGTTCGGCCCCGGCGGCGTCAGCCTCATCGTGGAGACGCTCACCGACAACCGCAACCGCACCGTCACCAACGTGCGCACTGCGATCAGCAAGAACGGCGGCAATCTCGGCGCGCCCGGATCGGTCAGCCACGCCTTCGACCGCATGGGCCTGATCAACTATCCGGTGAGCGCAGGCGACGCCGAGAAGGTGTTCGAAGCCGCGCTCGAAGCCGGTGCCGAGGACGTGACCAGCACCGAGGACGGCCACGAGATCTGGACCGCGCAGGGCGATCTCCACGAAGTCGCCAAGGCGCTCGAGCCGGTGCTCGGCGAGCCGGAAGGCGCCAAGCTCGCCTGGCGCCCGCAGACCATGGTCGCGGTGGAAGAAGGCGATGCGGGAACGCTGTTCAAGCTGATCGACGCGCTCGACGACGACGACGACGTCCAGACGGTGTGGGGGAACTACGAAGTCTCGGACGACGTGATGGAGAAACTGGGCTGA
- a CDS encoding heavy metal-binding domain-containing protein gives MILTATHGIEGHQVTRYHGIVSAEVILGANVFRDLFAGIRDFVGGRSGAYEKPLRRAREMAMEELEAEARDKGANAVIGIDIDYEVIGDSGSMLMVSVSGTAVTVS, from the coding sequence ATGATCCTGACCGCTACCCACGGCATCGAGGGCCATCAGGTCACCCGCTATCACGGCATCGTCAGCGCCGAGGTGATCCTCGGCGCGAACGTCTTCCGCGATCTATTTGCCGGCATCCGCGATTTCGTCGGCGGTCGCTCGGGCGCCTATGAGAAGCCGCTCCGCCGCGCCCGCGAAATGGCGATGGAGGAGCTGGAGGCGGAGGCGCGCGACAAGGGCGCCAACGCCGTGATCGGCATCGACATCGATTACGAAGTGATCGGCGATTCGGGATCGATGCTGATGGTTTCGGTATCGGGCACCGCCGTCACCGTCAGCTAG